A genomic segment from Labrus bergylta chromosome 3, fLabBer1.1, whole genome shotgun sequence encodes:
- the slc17a6b gene encoding vesicular glutamate transporter 2.1: MESVKMSATAGVKEFAGKALGHMHRVMERRQKTGEVIELTEDGRPREAAEKKPPLCDCNCCGLPRRYIIAILSGLGFCISFGIRCNLGVAIVGMVNNSTIHQNGKIIITEKAKFNWDPETVGLIHGSFFWGYIVTQIPGGYISSRLAANRVFGAAIVLTSTLNMFIPAAARVHYGCVIFVRILQGLVEGVTYPACHGIWSKWAPPLERSRLATISFCGSYAGAVIAMPMAGILVQYSGWSSVFYVYGCVGIFWYIFWVLVSYESPAVHPTITHEERCYIEESIGESAKLMGPSEKFKTPWKKFFTSMPVYAIIVANFCRSWTFYLLLISQPAYFEEVFGFEISKVGMLSALPHLVMTIIVPIGGQLADYLRSKNLMTTTNVRKIMNCGGFGMEATLLLVVGYSHSKGMAISFLVLAVGFSGFAISGFNVNHLDIAPRYASILMGISNGVGTLSGMVCPLIVGTMTKNKTREEWQYVFLIASMVHYGGVIFYGIFASGEKQPWADPELTSDEKCGFIDEDELAEETGDITQSYGAFAAPAKSYGATTQVNGGWASGWEKTEEYVQEGAQGADYGYRKDEGYS, translated from the exons ATGGAGTCTGTGAAGATGAGTGCAACGGCAGGGGTGAAGGAATTTGCAGGGAAGGCCCTGGGTCATATGCACAG GGTGATGGAGAGGAGGCAGAAGACCGGGGAGGTGATCGAGCTGACGGAGGACGGGAGGCCCCGGGAGGCCGCGGAGAAGAAACCCCCTCTGTGTGACTGTAACTGCTGCGGTCTGCCGCGTCGCTACATCATCGCCATCCTGAGCGGCCTGGGCTTCTGCATCTCCTTCGGGATCCGGTGTAACCTGGGCGTGGCCATAGTGGGCATGGTCAACAACAGCACCATCCACCAGAACGGCAAGATCATCATCACTGAG AAAGCAAAGTTCAACTGGGACCCGGAGACGGTGGGGCTGATTCACGGGTCTTTTTTCTGGGGCTACATCGTGACACAGATCCCGGGAGGATACATCTCCTCCAGGCTGGCAGCAAACAG GGTATTTGGAGCAGCCATCGTTCTGACCTCCACTCTCAACATGTTCATTCCCGCGGCTGCTCGAGTCCATTATGGGTGTGTCATTTTTGTGAGGATATTACAAGGATTGGTTGAG GGCGTTACATACCCAGCCTGTCATGGCATCTGGAGTAAGTGGGCCCCTCCTCTGGAGAGAAGTCGTTTGGCCACCATCTCGTTCTGTG GCTCGTATGCTGGTGCTGTGATAGCGATGCCTATGGCTGGGATCCTGGTTCAGTACTCAGGCTGGTCTTCTGTGTTCTATGTCTACG GGTGTGTCGGTATCTTCTGGTACATTTTCTGGGTGCTTGTGTCCTATGAGAGCCCTGCTGTACATCCTACCATCACTCATGAGGAGCGCTGCTACATCGAGGAGAGCATCGGAGAGAGTGCCAAGCTAATGGGTCCTTCCGAG AAATTTAAGACCCCCTGGAAGAAGTTCTTCACCTCTATGCCTGTCTATGCAATCATCGTAGCGAActtctgcaggagctggacGTTTTACCTGCTGCTGATCAGCCAACCGGCTTACTTTGAGGAAGTGTTTGGCTTTGAGATAAGCAAG GTCGGCATGCTGTCTGCTCTGCCCCATTTGGTCATGACCATCATTGTTCCCATCGGGGGTCAGCTGGCCGACTACCTACGCAGCAAGAACCTCATGACTACCACCAATGTCAGGAAAATCATGAACTGTGGAG GATTTGGCATGGAGGCCACGTTGCTGCTGGTGGTTGGATATTCTCACAGCAAAGGGATGGCAATCTCCTTCCTGGTGCTGGCAGTGGGCTTCAGCGGATTTGCTATATCAG GCTTTAATGTCAATCACTTGGACATCGCTCCACGCTATGCCAGCATCCTGATGGGTATCTCTAATGGTGTGGGTACCCTGTCTGGGATGGTGTGCCCTCTGATTGTTGGTACTATGACAAAGAACAAG ACTCGAGAGGAGTGGCAGTATGTGTTCCTGATTGCCTCAATGGTGCATTATGGGGGAGTGATCTTCTACGGTATTTTTGCCTCGGGAGAAAAACAGCCGTGGGCTGACCCAGAACTCACCAGCGATGAAAAGTGTGGCTTCATAGACGAGGACGAGCTGGCGGAAGAGACGGGCGATATTACCCAAAGTTACGGTGCCTTTGCAGCTCCAGCCAAGTCGTACGGTGCAACCACACAGGTGAACGGAGGCTGGGCTTCAGGCTGGGAGAAGACCGAGGAGTACGTCCAGGAAGGAGCACAGGGAGCCGACTACGGATACAGGAAGGACGAGGGATACTCCTAG